The Veillonellaceae bacterium genomic sequence AGGTAAAGCATGAATTACATCGCCAATAGCGCTGAGCTTTATTATAAGGATGTTTTTGTAATTCATAAACACCTCATGGATTGCTGGTCTTTATCTTTTTTATTACGTTTGACGACGACCTACCCGGTACTTCGGGGATTAGCTCGATGCGTCCACCGTATTTTGCGACAATGCCTGCCTCTGGTAGGTCCTCAATCTTATAGTCTCCACCTTTTACATAGATTTCTGGTTTAATTTCGGCAATAAGGTTTTCAGCCGTACGCTCACCAAATAATATTACATAATCAACGCAGGCTAGAGCAGTTAGTACTTCGGCGCGATCTTCCTC encodes the following:
- the rfaE2 gene encoding D-glycero-beta-D-manno-heptose 1-phosphate adenylyltransferase codes for the protein MKIIAHEELNSVVSKLKAAGKSIVFTNGCFDILHVGHVRYLAAARDLGDCLIVGLNSDESVRNLKGPTRPINNEEDRAEVLTALACVDYVILFGERTAENLIAEIKPEIYVKGGDYKIEDLPEAGIVAKYGGRIELIPEVPGRSSSNVIKKIKTSNP